A genomic stretch from Aminobacter aminovorans includes:
- a CDS encoding PhoH family protein: MAHIVLTFDNNKLASALYGQFDENLARLEQKLGVDIRSRGNQLTIKGSATAAEQARRALDHLYAILQKGGEVAQSDVDGAVRMAVAPDDQLTLPTLERKGKMAAAQISTRKRTIYARSLNQDAYMRALERAELVFGIGPAGTGKTYLAVAHAAMLLERGMVERIILSRPAVEAGERLGFLPGDMKEKVDPYLRPLYDALYDMMPADKVERAIAAEVIEIAPLAFMRGRTLAHSAVILDEAQNTTSMQMKMFLTRLGEGSRMIITGDPTQIDLPPNTKSGLVEALRILDGVPGAVTVRFNDADVVRHPLVAEIVRAYDRDGKVARGLGTEG, from the coding sequence ATGGCGCACATCGTACTGACCTTCGACAACAACAAGCTAGCCAGTGCGCTTTATGGCCAGTTCGACGAGAACCTGGCCCGTCTCGAACAGAAACTCGGCGTCGACATCCGCTCGCGCGGCAACCAGCTGACCATCAAGGGCAGTGCCACCGCAGCCGAGCAGGCGCGTCGCGCGCTCGATCATCTTTATGCCATCCTGCAGAAAGGCGGCGAAGTGGCGCAATCCGACGTAGACGGCGCCGTGCGCATGGCAGTTGCCCCCGACGACCAGCTGACGCTGCCGACACTGGAGCGCAAGGGCAAGATGGCGGCCGCCCAGATCTCGACGCGCAAGCGCACGATCTACGCCCGCTCGCTCAACCAGGACGCCTATATGCGGGCGCTGGAGCGCGCCGAGCTCGTCTTCGGCATCGGCCCTGCCGGCACAGGCAAGACCTATCTCGCAGTGGCGCATGCCGCCATGCTGCTCGAACGCGGCATGGTCGAGCGCATCATCCTGTCGCGACCGGCGGTGGAAGCGGGCGAACGCCTCGGCTTCCTGCCTGGCGACATGAAGGAGAAGGTCGATCCCTATCTGCGGCCGCTCTACGACGCGCTCTACGACATGATGCCGGCCGACAAGGTCGAGCGGGCGATCGCAGCCGAGGTCATCGAGATCGCGCCGTTGGCCTTCATGCGTGGCCGCACGCTGGCCCATTCGGCCGTCATCCTCGACGAGGCGCAGAACACCACCTCGATGCAGATGAAGATGTTCCTGACCCGTCTCGGCGAAGGCTCGCGCATGATCATCACGGGCGACCCGACGCAGATCGACTTGCCACCAAATACCAAGTCGGGCCTCGTCGAGGCGCTGCGTATCCTCGACGGCGTGCCGGGTGCCGTGACCGTGCGCTTTAACGACGCCGATGTCGTCCGTCATCCGCTCGTCGCCGAGATCGTCAGGGCCTATGACCGTGACGGCAAGGTCGCCCGCGGCCTTGGCACCGAGGGTTGA